A genome region from Pseudomonas sp. N3-W includes the following:
- a CDS encoding YcgN family cysteine cluster protein: MVAKVEPFWIRKTLDQLDQEEWESLCDGCGLCCLQKLEDEDDNSVYYTRIACKLLDLKTCQCTNYPNRRDFVPDCIQLTPGKADEFKWLPPTCGYRLVSEGKDLPLWHHLVCGDRDAVHHERISQSGRMLAEGSVSEDEWEDHLIFRAG; this comes from the coding sequence ATGGTCGCCAAAGTCGAACCGTTCTGGATACGCAAAACCCTCGATCAACTCGATCAAGAGGAATGGGAGTCGCTGTGCGATGGCTGCGGCCTGTGCTGCCTGCAAAAGCTCGAAGATGAAGACGACAACAGCGTCTATTACACGCGCATCGCCTGCAAACTGCTGGACCTGAAAACCTGTCAGTGCACCAATTACCCCAACCGCCGCGACTTCGTCCCCGATTGCATCCAGCTCACGCCGGGCAAGGCCGACGAGTTCAAATGGCTGCCGCCGACGTGCGGTTACCGGCTGGTCAGCGAAGGCAAGGATCTGCCGTTGTGGCATCACCTGGTGTGCGGAGATCGCGACGCGGTGCACCACGAACGCATTTCCCAGTCCGGGCGCATGCTGGCCGAGGGCAGCGTGTCTGAGGATGAGTGGGAAGATCACCTGATTTTTCGCGCCGGTTAA
- the rnd gene encoding ribonuclease D: MAIDIHWIRDNDSLGQFCAEWQQLPFVALDTEFMRVDTFYPIAGLLQIGDGVRAYLIDPLTIDNWQPLAALLENPAVVKVVHACSEDLEVLLRLTGSLPAPLFDTQLAAAYLNLGFSMGYSRLVQEVLGIDLPKGETRSDWLQRPLSETQISYAAEDALHLAEVFVRLRPKLSDDKYAWVLDDGAELVANLRREVDPYEVYRDAKLAWKLSRAQLAVLRELCAWREHEARARDLPRNRIVREHSLWPLARTQPDNLGALSKIEDMHPRTVRQDGEFLLDLIKRSGSVSPDQWPPAVPEPLPVDAAVLVKQLRAIGQAEAERLNIAPELMLRKKTLEALLKSGYPNGPYQLPDSLRGWRRELMGQALLDSLAAAGEQP; encoded by the coding sequence GTGGCCATCGATATTCACTGGATTCGCGACAACGATAGCCTCGGTCAGTTTTGCGCCGAGTGGCAGCAGCTGCCATTCGTTGCCCTCGACACCGAATTCATGCGGGTCGACACTTTTTATCCGATTGCCGGCCTGTTGCAGATTGGCGATGGTGTACGCGCTTACCTGATTGACCCGCTGACCATCGACAACTGGCAGCCGCTGGCCGCGTTGCTGGAAAACCCGGCTGTGGTCAAAGTGGTGCATGCCTGCAGCGAAGACCTCGAAGTCCTGTTGCGCCTGACGGGCAGCCTGCCGGCCCCGCTGTTCGACACGCAACTGGCGGCCGCCTACCTGAACCTGGGTTTCTCGATGGGGTACTCGCGACTGGTGCAGGAAGTGCTCGGCATCGACCTGCCCAAGGGCGAGACCCGTTCCGACTGGCTGCAACGTCCGTTGTCCGAAACCCAGATCAGCTACGCCGCCGAAGATGCCTTGCACCTGGCAGAAGTTTTCGTACGCCTGCGTCCGAAACTGTCTGACGACAAATACGCCTGGGTGCTGGACGACGGTGCCGAACTGGTGGCCAACCTGCGCCGCGAGGTCGACCCGTACGAGGTCTATCGCGACGCCAAGCTCGCCTGGAAACTGTCCCGTGCCCAACTCGCCGTACTGCGCGAACTCTGTGCATGGCGTGAACACGAAGCCCGCGCCCGGGATTTGCCGCGCAACCGCATCGTGCGTGAGCATTCGCTGTGGCCGCTGGCACGCACGCAACCGGACAACCTCGGCGCGCTGTCAAAAATCGAAGACATGCACCCGCGTACCGTGCGTCAGGACGGCGAGTTTTTGCTTGATCTGATCAAGCGCTCTGGCAGTGTGTCCCCGGATCAATGGCCTCCCGCCGTGCCGGAGCCGTTGCCGGTGGATGCCGCTGTGCTGGTCAAACAACTGCGTGCCATCGGCCAGGCCGAAGCTGAACGCTTGAACATCGCGCCGGAACTGATGCTGCGCAAGAAAACCCTGGAAGCGCTGCTCAAGAGCGGCTACCCCAATGGTCCCTACCAATTGCCTGATTCGCTGCGTGGCTGGCGCCGCGAATTGATGGGCCAGGCGCTGCTCGACAGCCTGGCCGCCGCCGGAGAACAGCCTTGA
- a CDS encoding D-2-hydroxyacid dehydrogenase — MRVLIAEHDHPVYAQLLRQAAPELDVLTSGDSAELARHAADCPIWLGQPDLLATLLRQGHQPQWLQSTWAGITPLLADGLRRDYRLTRAVGIFGQVMAEYVLTYMLGHEREVLARLVSQVERKWDNRLGQSLAGRKVLIVGTGDIGQTVAQFLLPFGVELYGIASTAREQAPFVEVAALADLPRLVGEVDYVINLLPNTPDTHDLYDAALFKQFKSTGLFINVGRGVAVVDADLVEALKEGHLAGAVIDVCRQEPLPQRHPFWTAWGLLLTGHSSAPTSPSMMVNLFVENLRAYQAGEALRGEVDFNRGY; from the coding sequence ATGCGCGTTCTGATTGCTGAACACGACCACCCTGTGTACGCCCAACTGTTGCGCCAAGCGGCCCCCGAACTTGACGTGCTGACCAGCGGCGACTCTGCCGAACTGGCCCGCCACGCCGCCGATTGCCCGATCTGGCTCGGCCAGCCGGACCTGCTGGCGACCCTGCTGCGTCAGGGCCACCAACCGCAATGGCTGCAATCGACCTGGGCCGGCATCACGCCACTGCTGGCCGACGGCTTGCGTCGCGACTATCGCCTGACCCGTGCGGTGGGGATTTTTGGCCAGGTCATGGCCGAATACGTGCTGACCTACATGCTCGGCCATGAGCGCGAAGTACTGGCGCGGCTGGTCAGCCAGGTCGAGCGCAAATGGGACAATCGCCTGGGCCAGAGCCTGGCAGGGCGCAAGGTCTTGATCGTCGGCACTGGCGACATCGGCCAGACCGTGGCGCAGTTTCTGCTGCCATTCGGTGTGGAGCTGTATGGCATCGCCAGCACGGCCCGGGAGCAGGCGCCATTTGTCGAAGTCGCTGCGCTCGCGGACCTGCCACGATTGGTCGGCGAAGTGGATTACGTGATCAATCTGCTGCCCAATACCCCCGATACCCACGACTTGTACGACGCGGCGCTGTTCAAGCAATTCAAGTCGACCGGGTTGTTCATCAACGTCGGGCGTGGCGTGGCAGTGGTCGATGCGGATCTGGTGGAGGCCTTGAAGGAAGGCCATCTGGCGGGTGCGGTCATCGACGTCTGCCGCCAGGAGCCGCTGCCGCAGCGGCATCCGTTCTGGACGGCCTGGGGCTTGTTGCTGACCGGCCACAGTTCGGCGCCGACTTCGCCATCGATGATGGTGAATCTGTTTGTCGAAAACCTGCGGGCTTATCAGGCGGGTGAAGCGTTGCGCGGGGAAGTGGATTTCAATCGCGGGTATTGA
- a CDS encoding nitroreductase family protein — MSANPRVTDYAIHPQFTDRWSPRAFTGEAIPEATLLSFFEAARWAPSAYNSQPWRFLYARRDTPNWERFLGLLNEFNRGWAQHASALVIVISKTTFAVPGATEETPALWHTFDTGSAWGHLALQASISGWHTHGMAGFDQELTRKELNIPEGYALHAAVAVGKLGDKTTLAEYLQAREAPSPRRPLSELAAEGDFTL; from the coding sequence ATGAGCGCTAACCCACGCGTTACCGATTACGCCATTCACCCGCAGTTCACTGATCGCTGGTCGCCCCGCGCCTTTACCGGCGAAGCCATCCCGGAAGCGACCCTGCTGAGCTTTTTCGAAGCAGCCCGCTGGGCGCCCTCGGCCTACAACTCGCAGCCGTGGCGTTTTCTCTACGCACGTCGTGACACGCCAAACTGGGAGCGTTTCCTGGGCCTGCTCAATGAATTCAACCGTGGCTGGGCGCAACACGCGTCGGCGCTGGTGATCGTGATTTCAAAAACCACGTTCGCGGTGCCTGGCGCGACCGAAGAAACCCCGGCCCTGTGGCACACCTTCGACACGGGTTCGGCCTGGGGACACCTGGCGTTGCAAGCCAGCATCAGCGGCTGGCACACCCACGGCATGGCCGGTTTCGATCAGGAACTGACCCGCAAAGAGCTGAACATCCCCGAAGGCTATGCGCTGCACGCCGCAGTGGCAGTCGGCAAACTGGGCGACAAAACGACCCTGGCCGAGTACCTGCAAGCCCGTGAAGCGCCAAGCCCGCGTCGTCCGTTGAGCGAGTTGGCGGCTGAAGGCGACTTCACCCTCTAA
- a CDS encoding YcgL domain-containing protein, whose product MKRICSIYRSSKKSEMYLYVLKSDALERVPDPLMAAFGKAIHAFDLVLSPERKLSREDIEVVLENLDKQGYHLQMPPAEDEYIEHLPEELLRRNDPM is encoded by the coding sequence TTGAAACGTATTTGCTCCATTTATCGCAGCTCGAAGAAAAGCGAGATGTACCTCTATGTGCTCAAAAGTGATGCACTGGAGCGCGTGCCCGATCCGCTGATGGCCGCTTTCGGCAAAGCCATCCACGCCTTCGACCTGGTGCTGAGCCCGGAGCGCAAGCTCTCGCGCGAGGACATCGAAGTGGTGCTGGAAAACCTCGACAAGCAGGGCTATCACCTGCAAATGCCACCGGCCGAGGACGAGTACATCGAACATTTGCCCGAAGAGCTGCTGCGACGCAACGATCCGATGTGA